The Vigna unguiculata cultivar IT97K-499-35 chromosome 6, ASM411807v1, whole genome shotgun sequence genome contains a region encoding:
- the LOC114188691 gene encoding uncharacterized WD repeat-containing protein C2A9.03-like, translating to MSQYHGDEMDYAADDNEMAEVEDDMYFRGRAFGESDSDDDDDYEYDPLEDRITDTTAAEARRGKDIQGIPWDRLTISREKYRQTRLEQYKNYENIPQSGEMSEKECKATDKGGNYYDFWQNTRSVKSTILHFQLRNLVWSTSKHDVYLVSNYSIVHWSSLSSKRSEVLNVSGHVAPCEKHPGSLLEGFTQTQISTLAVRNNLLIAGGFQGELICKYLDRPGVSFCTRTTYEDNAITNAVEIYDHPSGAVHFMASNNDSGVRDFDMERFQLSKHFSFPWPVNHTSLSPDGKLLAIVGDNPEALLVDSQTGKTITPLHGHLDFSFASAWHPNGQIFATGNQDKTCRVWDVRNLSKSVAVLKGNLGAIRSIRFTSDGQFMAMAEPADFVHVYDAKHGFEKEQEIDFFGEISGVSFSPDTESLFIGVWDRTYGSLLQLNRRRNYMYLDCL from the exons ATGTCTCAATACCATGGTGATGAAATGGACTATGCGGCAGATGATAATGAAATGGCAGAGGTAGAAGATGATATGTATTTTCGCGGCAGAGCATTTGGTGAATCAGATTCAGATGACGATGACGACTACGAATATGACCCTTTG GAGGACCGAATAACAGATACCACTGCTGCAGAAGCTAGGAGGGGGAAGGATATCCAAGGTATACCTTGGGATAGGTTGACCATTAGTCGTGAGAAATATAGACAAACCAGACTAGAGCAATACaagaattatgaaaatataccACAATCTGGGGAAATGTCAGAGAAG GAATGCAAAGCAACAGATAAAGGGGGAAATTATTATGATTTCTGGCAAAACACTAGATCTGTGAAGTCAACAATACTTCATTTCCAA TTGAGGAATTTGGTTTGGTCAACATCAAAACATGACGTATATCTTGTTTCAAATTACTCAATTGTTCACTGGTCTTCATTAAGTTCTAAGAGGTCTGAAGTCTTGAATGTATCAGGGCATGTGGCTCCCTGTGAG AAACATCCTGGAAGCCTCTTGGAAGGCTTTACTCAGACACAAATTAGTACACTGGCAGTACGGAATAATTTGTTGATTGCTGGAGGATTTCAAGGAGAACTTATTTGcaag TACTTAGACCGGCCTGGAGTTAGTTTTTGTACTCGAACTACATATGAGGACAATGCAATCACAAATGCTGTGGAGATTTATGACCATCCGAG CGGAGCTGTTCATTTCATGGCTTCAAACAATGACTCTGGAGTTAGAGACTTTGATATGGAGAGGTTTCAGCTTTCAAAGCATTTCTCCTTTCCTTGGCCAGTAAAC CATACTTCATTAAGCCCTGATGGGAAACTACTTGCAATTGTTGGAGACAACCCAGAAGCACTACTGGTGGATTCTCAAACAGGAAAG ACTATCACACCTTTGCATGGACACTTGGATTTCTCATTTGCATCTGCATGGCATCCTAATGGGCAAATATTTGCTACCGGGAACCAAGACAAAACATGTCGTGTTTGGGATGTTCGGAACTTGTCAAAATCTGTTGCTGTTCTAAAGGGCAACCTTGGAGCTATTCGTTCCATACGTTTCACATCTGATGGGCAGTTCATGGCGATGGCAGAGCCGGCGGACTTCGTGCACGTTTACGATGCAAAGCATGGGTTTGAAAAGGAGCAGGAGATTGATTTTTTTGGGGAGATCTCTGGTGTATCCTTTAGCCCTGACACAGAATCACTTTTCATCGGTGTTTGGGACCGCACCTATGGAAGCCTTCTACAGCTGAATCGACGCAGAAATTACATGTATCTGGACTGCTTGTAA
- the LOC114187655 gene encoding uncharacterized protein LOC114187655, translating to MGCFSSKVIARSISLHEERKKRSQRTSNGIPLLEDLIISSSGSDQYLALVCAANTVSNKLHSGNLGSNTSSKLAIEPASSETIKKLKPVSARLVEGERKKIEREKKNRSKSWHQFPEHIVHSSGFDDKYDSSSKGSARSRSFHTVEEYDDIVDKIWSSKCHTDEQSEFNDEEDSCSGTNTTQHNEEKDCEIKRMQVPCLIKNHSLKERKIVKEINNLSAASESSTVAPTPIHRSSIIEKGNKRKAVAKRLESLKIPSSVEYPAIASLREWLPKGGIYSPGSYVTPKFGSYSVMDIGNENESSEDSIFSPELVSAFEQCMQKLEAEEENILKQIVEDVDEESETSSTKKEHHA from the coding sequence ATGGGGTGTTTTTCTTCAAAAGTGATAGCAAGATCAATTAGTTTGCatgaagagagaaagaagagatcACAGAGAACAAGTAATGGTATTCCACTGTTGGAAGATCTAATCATCTCCTCTAGTGGCAGTGATCAATACCTAGCTCTTGTATGTGCAGCTAACACAGTATCCAACAAACTGCACTCTGGGAATCTTGGTTCTAACACATCCTCAAAACTTGCCATTGAGCCTGCCAGTTCTGAAACTATCAAGAAGTTGAAGCCTGTATCAGCAAGACTAGTAgaaggagaaaggaagaaaattgagagagaaaaaaagaacagGTCCAAAAGTTGGCACCAGTTTCCAGAGCATATTGTGCATTCATCTGGTTTTGATGATAAATATGACTCGAGTTCTAAGGGTTCTGCACGTAGTAGGAGTTTTCACACAGTGGAGGAATACGATGATATAGTTGATAAAATATGGTCTAGCAAATGTCATACAGATGAACAAAGTGAGTtcaatgatgaagaagattctTGTTCAGGAACTAATACAACTCAGCATAATGAGGAAAAGGATTGTGAAATCAAGAGGATGCAAGTACCATGCTTGATCAAAAATCATTcattgaaagaaagaaaaatagtgaAGGAGATCAACAACTTGAGTGCAGCATCAGAAAGCAGCACAGTAGCTCCAACTCCAATTCATAGAAGTAGCATCATTGAGAAGGGAAATAAGAGAAAAGCTGTGGCAAAGAGGCTAGAATCACTTAAAATCCCTTCCAGTGTTGAATATCCAGCCATTGCTAGTCTTAGAGAATGGCTTCCCAAAGGGGGAATATACTCTCCTGGATCCTATGTCACCCCAAAATTTGGTAGCTATTCTGTAATGGACATTGGTAATGAAAATGAGTCCAGTGAAGATTCTATATTTAGTCCAGAGTTGGTGTCTGCTTTTGAACAGTGCATGCAGAAACTTGAAGCAGAGGAAGAGAATATTCTGAAACAAATTGTTGAGGATGTGGATGAAGAAAGTGAAACAAGCAGCACCAAGAAAGAACACCATGCATAA